From Eremothecium sinecaudum strain ATCC 58844 chromosome V, complete sequence, a single genomic window includes:
- the USE1 gene encoding SNAP receptor USE1 (Syntenic homolog of Ashbya gossypii AFL043C; Syntenic homolog of Saccharomyces cerevisiae YGL098W (USE1)): MSTQPVQLLEQIVKQFEDSSREKDVFFQYILATKLASNIKCLREQAITDHLLDGGKATAEYNEALVGIETENTYRLHQSKKELLASYQKYNESTRTRRYSVDFDSSPADLVEKFNSEDLISKEKVESDSVQQLRKRLLGKKQDATSTGASSDKESVEKQIQVQDELQQELLADMTQLVGSLKQGAIAFQSALQEDSTVLKATEIGLQATSKSLSALGTKLKKYNRTRVGFFFYMGCALFILLSFLATYLIIRIFPTM; the protein is encoded by the coding sequence ATGTCAACACAACCTGTACAGTTACTAGAACAAATAGTAAAGCAGTTTGAAGACTCTTCCCGGGAAAAGGATGTCTTTTTTCAATATATCCTAGCGACTAAGCTTGCTAGTAATATTAAATGTCTAAGGGAGCAAGCGATAACGGACCATTTACTTGATGGCGGTAAAGCTACAGCGGAATATAATGAAGCATTAGTAGGCATTGAAACAGAGAATACATACCGATTACATCAGAGTAAAAAAGAGCTCCTGGCCTCCTATCAAAAATATAACGAATCCACCAGAACAAGACGCTATAGCGTTGACTTCGACAGTTCTCCAGCGGACCTTGTTGAAAAATTCAACAGTGAAGACCTAATCAGTAAGGAGAAGGTCGAATCCGACTCAGTACAACAGTTGAGAAAGCGCTTGTTGGGCAAGAAGCAAGATGCAACAAGTACTGGAGCCAGTTCTGATAAAGAATCAGTAGAAAAACAGATTCAGGTACAAGACGAGCTGCAGCAAGAGTTGCTTGCGGATATGACACAGCTAGTGGGTAGTTTAAAGCAAGGTGCTATCGCATTTCAAAGCGCCCTACAGGAAGATTCTACTGTTTTAAAAGCAACCGAGATTGGATTACAAGCAACATCAAAAAGTTTATCCGCATTGGGCACCAAACTCAAGAAGTATAATAGAACAAGAGTGGGATTTTTCTTTTATATGGGTTGCGCACTTTTCATTTTACTAAGTTTCCTAGCCACTTACTTGATAATAAGAATCTTCCCGACAATGTAA
- the ISW1 gene encoding chromatin-remodeling ATPase ISW1 (Syntenic homolog of Ashbya gossypii AFL040W; Syntenic homolog of Saccharomyces cerevisiae YBR245C (ISW1)): MDNQEYLERLAPFKEGLEDNRRDPETNKKYYLVENGDVKRNFDIEGTIKRVRHLDGVSSLYRYFIERKAKKDSRFEQVLKSLNDPSTNKKNGRHEDKRRRKTEREEDAELLKGEDELEDEENTEFLFRDSPGYVNGKLRPYQVQGLNWLISLHKNNIAGILADEMGLGKTLQTISFLGYLRYVERKPGPFLVIAPKSTLNNWLREINRWTPEVSAFILQGDKEERAQLLRTKLLTFDFDIVIASYEIIIKEKASFRKINWEYIVIDEAHRIKNEESMLSQVLREFTSKNRLLITGTPLQNNLHELWALLNFLLPDIFSDSEAFDEWFSSESSEEDKDKIVKQLHTILQPFLLRRIKNDVEKSLLPKKELNLYVGMSNMQKKWYKQILEKDLDAVNGVNGTKESKTRLLNIMMQLRKCCNHPYLFDGAEPGPPYTTDEHLVYNSAKVKVLDKLLKKLKEDGSRVLIFSQMSRLLDILEDYCYFRGYEYCRIDGSTAHEDRIQAIDEYNEPNSKKFVFLLTTRAGGLGINLTTADVVILYDSDWNPQADLQAMDRAHRIGQKKQVKVFRLVTDNSVEEKILERATQKLRLDQLVIQQGRTSVAKKDNAKDSKDALLSMIQHGAVEMFKSTDNSASSTAKGTPQPESGDVDGDLDLEALLSKSEDKTKSLNQKYAALGLDQLQKFNRDSAYEWDGQDFKKKVSKDIVSPLWIEPTKRERKENYSIDNYYKGVLNTGGGRASQVAVPRMPKPQPFNSHQLLSPQLKLLYEKERMWTAKRTKYTPTMEDVKTTYGELGSEEEKKAKLELLKLAVANAEVLTEEEEKQKAQWESEGFHNWNKLEFRRFITASGKYGRNSIKAITMELGGTKTEEEVRSYAKAFWQNLERIEDYERYVKSIETEEEKIRRVKMQQEALRRKMSQCTNPLFDLSLKHPPSSNNKRTFSEEEDRFILLMLFKYGLERENVYDLIRDEIRECPLFELDFYFQSRTPAELQRRAFTLLQCLEKEFNAGLVMDDALKERMKEEDLAAEKQKHEEELAAEKLKLEEEENAAATSAVEVSSPTRDHAAEPDAKRIKVE; encoded by the coding sequence ATGGACAATCAGGAATATTTGGAAAGATTAGCGCCTTTTAAAGAAGGATTAGAGGATAATAGACGTGACCCCGAAACTAATAAAAAGTATTACTTAGTAGAAAATGGTGATGTCAAACGGAATTTCGATATTGAAGGTACAATAAAGCGAGTTCGGCATTTGGATGGTGTTAGTTCGTTATATCGTTATTTTATTGAGCGGAAAGCGAAAAAAGACTCCAGATTTGAGCAAGTTTTGAAATCGCTTAATGACCCAAGCACTAACAAGAAGAATGGAAGACATGAAGATAAGAGACGGCGAAAGACTGAACGTGAGGAAGATGCTGAGTTGTTGAAGGGCGAAGACGAGTTAGAGGATGAAGAAAATACTGAATTTCTCTTTCGGGACTCTCCAGGGTATGTCAACGGTAAATTAAGGCCATATCAAGTTCAGGGTTTGAATTGGTTAATTTCTTTACACAAGAACAACATAGCAGGAATTCTAGCTGACGAGATGGGACTTGGCAAAACATTACAGACAATTTCCTTTTTAGGATACTTAAGATATGTGGAAAGGAAGCCTGGCCCATTTTTGGTGATTGCACCAAAATCTACATTAAATAACTGGTTAAGAGAGATTAATAGGTGGACTCCAGAGGTTAGTGCATTTATATTACAAGGTGACAAGGAAGAAAGAGCTCAATTATTACGTACTAAGCTGCTAACATTCGATTTTGACATTGTTATTGCTTCTTATGAGATCATTATAAAGGAAAAGGCTTCATTCAGAAAAATTAACTGGGAATATATTGTCATTGACGAGGCTCATAGGATTAAAAACGAGGAGTCCATGTTGTCGCAGGTTTTAAGAGAGTTCACCTCCAAAAATAGACTGTTGATTACTGGTACTCCGTTACAGAACAATTTGCATGAGCTTTGGGCTTTGTTAAACTTTTTGCTACCTGATATTTTCTCAGACTCTGAGGCATTCGACGAGTGGTTTTCTTCTGAATCATCCGAGGAGGATAAAGACAAGATTGTTAAGCAGTTACATACCATATTGCAGCCATTCTTATTGAGACGTATCAAAAATGATGTAGAGAAGTCATTGCTCCCCAAAAAAGAGCTAAATTTGTATGTGGGAATGTCAAATATGCAAAAAAAATGGTACAAACAAATATTGGAAAAGGATCTAGATGCAGTCAATGGTGTCAATGGTACTAAGGAATCCAAAACTAGATTATTAAATATCATGATGCAGCTGAGGAAATGTTGCAATCATCCATATTTATTTGATGGTGCTGAACCAGGTCCCCCATACACAACGGACGAACATTTGGTGTACAATTCTGCAAAGGTAAAGGTGTTGGACAAACTGttgaagaaattgaagGAAGACGGCTCTAGAGTATTGATTTTTAGTCAAATGTCTAGATTGTTAGATATATTAGAGGATTATTGTTATTTTAGAGGATACGAGTATTGTAGAATTGATGGTTCAACAGCTCATGAAGATCGTATTCAGGCTATTGATGAGTATAATGAACCTAATTCCAAAAAATTTGTCTTTTTGCTTACTACACGTGCGGGTGGTCTCGGTATTAACTTAACCACCGCGGATGTTGTTATTCTCTATGATTCTGATTGGAACCCACAGGCAGATCTACAGGCTATGGATAGGGCTCATAGAATTGGCCAGAAGAAGCAAGTGAAAGTTTTCCGCTTAGTGACCGATAATTCGGTAGAAGAAAAGATTTTAGAGAGAGCTACTCAGAAGTTAAGGCTAGATCAGTTGGTAATCCAACAAGGTCGTACTTCCGTTGCGAAGAAAGATAATGCTAAGGATTCCAAGGATGCTTTGTTGTCAATGATTCAACACGGTGCTGTTGAGATGTTCAAAAGCACAGACAATAGCGCTTCCTCCACTGCAAAGGGTACTCCGCAACCTGAGTCGGGCGATGTCGATGGGGACCTTGATTTAGAAGCTTTACTGTCAAAATCCGAAGATAAAACGAAATCTTTGAACCAAAAATATGCTGCTTTAGGTTTGGATCAGTTACAAAAGTTCAATCGTGACTCCGCGTATGAATGGGATGGTCAAGACttcaagaagaaggttAGCAAGGATATTGTCAGCCCGCTATGGATAGAACCTACAAAGCGTGAACGTAAGGAAAACTACTCTATTGATAACTATTACAAGGGCGTATTGAATACTGGAGGCGGCAGAGCCAGCCAGGTTGCAGTCCCTAGGATGCCTAAACCTCAGCCGTTTAACAGTCACCAGTTACTTTCACCTCAATTAAAACTCTTATACGAGAAGGAGCGTATGTGGACAGCGAAGCGCACTAAATATACGCCTACAATGGAAGACGTTAAAACCACATATGGCGAGCTGGGTagcgaagaagaaaagaaagCTAAGCTAGAGCTGTTAAAACTTGCGGTTGCAAATGCAGAGGTTCTtactgaagaagaggagaaGCAAAAAGCCCAATGGGAAAGTGAAGGCTTTCATAATTGGAATAAGCTGGAATTTCGACGTTTCATCACTGCTAGTGGAAAATACGGCAGGAATTCAATAAAAGCCATTACAATGGAACTCGGGGGCACTAAAACCGAAGAAGAGGTACGCAGTTACGCTAAGGCCTTTTGGCAGAACTTGGAAAGGATTGAAGATTACGAAAGATACGTCAAGTCAATTGAGACTGAAGAGGAGAAGATTAGGCGTGTTAAGATGCAACAGGAGGCACTCAGACGTAAGATGAGTCAATGCACCAATCCCCTTTTCGATCTTTCATTAAAGCATCCTCCATCATCCAATAACAAGCGAACCTTCTCAGAAGAGGAGGATAGGTTCATTCTTCTGATGCTTTTTAAGTATGGGCTAGAAAGGGAAAATGTCTACGATCTGATTCGAGATGAGATTCGCGAATGCCCCCTTTTCGAGCTAGACTTTTACTTCCAGAGTAGGACTCCAGCAGAGCTTCAACGTCGTGCTTTTACTCTCTTGCAGTGCTTGGAAAAGGAATTCAACGCTGGTTTAGTGATGGACGATGCGTTGAAGGAGCGCATGAAGGAAGAAGATTTAGCCGCTGAAAAACAAAAGCACGAGGAGGAACTCGCAGCAGAGAAACTAAAACTcgaggaagaagaaaatgCAGCTGCAACTTCGGCAGTTGAAGTCAGTTCACCCACTAGAGATCATGCAGCTGAACCCGATGCCAAGAGAATAAAAGTAGAGTAG
- the SRM1 gene encoding Ran guanyl-nucleotide exchange factor (Syntenic homolog of Ashbya gossypii AFL045C; Syntenic homolog of Saccharomyces cerevisiae YGL097W (SRM1)): protein MAKRAASSGGGSVKKKQRHLVSTLNKHYRLINSQDDYKDLYISEKPLDVFTWGTGSMCELGLGPLAKNKEVKRPRLNPYLARDEVRIVSITAGGMHSLALDKDNNIWSWGTNDSGALGRDTSGAKEQLKDMDGNDSSDDEDGDLNELESTPMKLPRKLLPLDKIHVRQLAATDNMSCVLFENGDVYAWGTFRCNEGVLGFYKDTIKLQDKPWKLPTFSTAKIVQIAAGKDHVLFLDEKGVVFAWGNGQQNQLGRKIMERSRLKTLEPRPFGLDGVKYIASGENHSFALTEDGKLFAWGLNQFGQCGVSSQIEDGGVVAIPTEVNLPNKVQISSVCAGEHHSLVLTKDGDLYAFGRLDMFEVGIGKDNLPEDTYRDAHGKPRAIPVPTKLKDVPKFRAIAAGSHHSLAIAINGIVYSWGFGETYAVGLGPSGDDVEVPTRIKNTATQDHDIRFICCGGQFSMSAGVKLSDEDAEKRADEMDDD, encoded by the coding sequence ATGGCTAAAAGAGCTGCTTCCTCAGGTGGAGGGTCTGTTAAAAAGAAACAAAGACATCTGGTCTCAACTTTGAATAAACATTATCGACTAATTAATAGCCAGGATGATTATAAAGATCTTTATATTTCGGAGAAACCTTTAGATGTGTTTACTTGGGGTACCGGGTCTATGTGTGAACTTGGTTTAGGTCCATTGGCCAAGAATAAAGAAGTCAAAAGGCCCAGATTAAATCCGTATTTGGCTCGCGATGAAGTAAGAATAGTTTCAATTACTGCAGGGGGGATGCACTCCTTGGCGCTAGACAAGGACAACAATATTTGGTCTTGGGGTACAAATGATTCTGGTGCGCTTGGTAGAGATACTAGCGGCGCGAAAGAACAATTGAAGGATATGGATGGCAATGACAGCAGCGATGACGAAGATGGTGATTTGAATGAATTGGAATCTACGCCAATGAAGTTGCCTAGGAAGTTACTGCCATTGGATAAAATTCATGTAAGGCAGTTGGCAGCAACTGACAATATGTCCTGCGTGTTGTTTGAAAATGGGGACGTATACGCGTGGGGTACTTTCCGTTGTAATGAGGGGGTCCTAGGATTTTATAAAGATACCATTAAGCTACAAGATAAACCTTGGAAACTACCAACATTTTCAACGGCCAAGATTGTCCAAATTGCAGCCGGTAAAGACCATGTTTTGTTTTTGGACGAAAAAGGAGTTGTATTTGCTTGGGGAAACGGCCAGCAGAATCAATTGGGTAGGAAAATTATGGAGCGCTCGAGGCTAAAAACGTTAGAACCAAGACCATTTGGATTAGATGGAGTAAAATATATAGCTTCCGGTGAAAACCACTCTTTTGCGCTTACTGAAGATGGTAAACTTTTCGCATGGGGCTTAAATCAATTTGGTCAGTGTGGTGTTTCTTCTCAAATCGAAGACGGAGGTGTAGTAGCCATACCAACAGAGGTTAACCTCCCAAACAAAGTACAGATCAGTTCGGTATGTGCAGGTGAACATCATTCGTTAGTACTAACCAAGGACGGTGATTTGTATGCATTCGGTAGACTAGACATGTTTGAAGTTGGTATTGGGAAAGATAATCTACCTGAAGATACCTATAGAGATGCGCATGGTAAACCTCGTGCTATTCCTGTACCAACAAAATTAAAAGATGTTCCAAAATTCCGTGCAATCGCTGCAGGTTCTCATCATTCGTTAGCAATCGCAATAAACGGTATTGTTTATTCATGGGGATTTGGTGAAACATATGCAGTTGGCCTTGGGCCCTCTGGGGATGACGTTGAAGTTCCTACGAGAATCAAGAACACTGCAACCCAGGACCATGATATACGTTTTATATGCTGTGGCGGCCAATTTTCCATGTCCGCTGGCGTTAAATTAAGCGATGAAGATGCGGAAAAAAGGGCCGACGAAATGGACGATGATTGA
- the ENP1 gene encoding snoRNA-binding rRNA-processing protein ENP1 (Syntenic homolog of Ashbya gossypii AFL044W; Syntenic homolog of Saccharomyces cerevisiae YBR247C (ENP1)) encodes MGKANVNRSIKQRHNPLLSELAAQHGNLRTKSKGDGSKEQYGEEGEDYIDAQSSRKILQLAREQQHEIAEEENTGSKEPVNRFRANDYGLHSDSEDEEVTGQNISDFDIEEEEEEFEEVVEIDQEDAAMFDQYFKKSSDFNPMNGTYILADKIMAAIKEKEQELMVDKQAKEERLAPAEGVALPEKVIRAYTTVGMILKSWTHGKLPKLFKIIPSLKNWEDVIYVTKPDEWSPHVVYEATKLFVSNFSSKGAQRFINMILLERFRENIETSEDHSLNYHIYRALKKSLYKPAAFFKGFLFPLVETGCNIREATIAGSVLTKVSVPALHSSAALSYLLRLPFSPATTVFIKILLEKKYALPYQTVDECVFYFMRFRILDDNSNSEDSTRELPLIWHKAFLSFAQRYKNDITEDQRDFLLETVRQRGHRDIGPEIRRELLAGQTREFSNQNDKKEDLMIDVQ; translated from the coding sequence ATGGGAAAAGCTAATGTTAATAGATCAATAAAACAGAGACACAATCCTTTATTGAGCGAGCTTGCGGCGCAACATGGTAATCTAAGAACCAAGTCCAAAGGCGATGGTAGCAAAGAGCAGTACGGTGAAGAAGGCGAAGATTATATTGATGCTCAGTCTTCTAGGAAAATTTTACAGTTAGCTCGTGAGCAACAGCATGAGATTGCGGAGGAAGAGAATACGGGGTCGAAGGAGCCTGTTAACAGGTTCCGTGCTAATGACTATGGATTACATAGTGAttctgaagatgaagaagttacAGGTCAAAATATCTCAGActttgatattgaagaagaagaggaggaaTTTGAGGAAGTGGTTGAAATAGACCAGGAAGATGCTGCTATGTTTGATCAGTATTTTAAAAAGTCCTCGGACTTTAATCCTATGAATGGTACATACATATTAGCAGACAAGATTATGGCTGCAATCAAGGAGAAGGAGCAAGAATTGATGGTGGATAAACAAGCTAAAGAAGAACGCCTAGCTCCTGCTGAAGGTGTAGCTCTGCCAGAAAAGGTCATCAGAGCATACACTACTGTTGGTATGATTCTAAAATCATGGACACATGGTAAGCTACCAAAGTTGTTTAAAATTATTCCTTCGTTGAAGAATTGGGAAGATGTCATTTATGTGACAAAACCTGATGAATGGTCTCCTCATGTGGTTTATGAAGCTACTAAGTTATTCGTATCTAACTTTTCATCCAAGGGTGCTCAGAGATTCATTAACATGATTTTACTTGAGAGATTCCGTGAGAACATAGAAACCTCTGAAGATCATTCTTTGAATTACCATATATACCGTGCTTTGAAGAAGTCACTTTACAAGCCTGCTGCTTTTTTCAAGGGTTTTCTGTTTCCACTGGTGGAGACTGGTTGTAACATTCGTGAGGCTACCATCGCCGGTAGTGTATTGACAAAGGTATCTGTCCCAGCGTTGCATTCATCAGCTGCATTAAGTTATTTACTAAGATTACCATTTTCACCTGCTACTACAGTATTTATTAAAATTTTACTGGAGAAGAAGTACGCATTGCCTTACCAGACTGTAGATGAATGCGTGTTTTACTTCATGAGATTTAGAATCTTAGACGATAACAGTAATAGTGAAGACAGCACTAGAGAGTTACCTTTAATTTGGCATAAGGCATTCTTGTCTTTCGCTCAGCGGTACAAAAACGATATTACAGAGGATCAAAGAGATTTCTTACTGGAAACTGTGCGTCAAAGGGGACATAGGGATATTGGCCCAGAGATTAGAAGAGAGTTGTTGGCAGGTCAAACCAGAGAATTCAGTAACCAAAACGACAAGAAGGAGGATTTAATGATCGATGTTCAGTGA
- the LSG1 gene encoding ribosome biogenesis GTPase LSG1 (Syntenic homolog of Ashbya gossypii AFL042C; Syntenic homolog of Saccharomyces cerevisiae YGL099W (LSG1)), which yields MPPKKETPKKWKPPQGPKPTQKKNKNIIGLGQAIKNARTKENAIEYLPDGEMRFTVDKHEASWVKLRSITQESPLDAFLSTAELADKDFTADRYSNVKIIRMDAGVDDANSLGFTLNNEQRNKASEKQRAHAKDLIVPRRPHWDQNMTSFELEKLEKDAFLTWRRKLADLQESNDDLLLTPFERNIEVWRQLWRVIERSDLVVQIVDARDPLLFRSVDLERYVKELDERKQNLLLVNKADLLTLKQRITWAKYFMKKNISFTFFSARRANELLEMQKEHGEDYQHIGHEEEVEQGAVDQEILDKIKILGADQLEKLFLSRAPAEPLTPPRPGQEPMFQIGLTGYPNVGKSSTINALFGAKKVSVSSTPGKTKHFQTIKLSDSVMLCDCPGLVFPNFAYSKGELVCNGVLPIDQLREFVGPCALVTERIPKYFLEAIYGIHIETKAIEEGGSGIPTAQELLVAYARARGYMTQGFGSADQSRASRYILKDYVNGKLLYVNPPYHLEDDTPYTMEECREFNKELYVFENLPESRKEQLLDAAKKKGIEVLDLARDLSMLTFSSHIGGDGDKVEAKSVTHGGKQAALYNATSELDRDFFKMSKVQGQLTNPFHKSQQQSHSNKKHNNKNKKAKKKAAMASD from the coding sequence ATGCCACCAAAGAAGGAGACCCCAAAGAAATGGAAGCCCCCACAAGGGCCAAAACCTACTCAaaaaaagaataaaaaCATCATAGGTCTTGGTCAAGCTATAAAAAATGCGAGAACGAAAGAAAATGCAATCGAATACCTTCCTGATGGTGAAATGCGTTTTACAGTTGATAAACATGAGGCAAGTTGGGTTAAGCTAAGGTCTATTACACAGGAATCTCCATTGGATGCATTTTTAAGCACTGCAGAATTGGCAGATAAGGACTTCACGGCTGATAGATATTCAAATGTTAAAATTATTCGTATGGATGCTGGAGTGGATGATGCGAACTCACTTGGTTTCACGCTGAATAATGAACAAAGAAATAAGGCTAGCGAGAAACAAAGGGCGCATGCGAAAGATTTAATCGTGCCAAGGAGGCCACATTGGGATCAGAATATGACTTCATTTGAATTAGAAAAGCTTGAAAAAGATGCCTTTTTAACCTGGAGAAGAAAACTAGCTGATTTACAAGAAAGCAACGATGATTTGCTTTTGACTCCATTTGAACGGAATATTGAAGTTTGGAGGCAATTATGGAGAGTTATCGAACGTTCTGATTTAGTTGTTCAAATTGTAGATGCCAGAGACCCGTTATTGTTCAGGTCGGTGGACCTAGAGAGATACGTCAAGGAACTCGATGAGAGAAAGCAAAACCTACTGCTAGTTAATAAGGCAGACTTGTTAACGCTTAAACAACGTATAACTTGGGCCAAGTACTttatgaagaagaacatATCTTTTACATTTTTTTCTGCACGTAGAGCAAATGAACTACTAGAAATGCAAAAGGAGCATGGAGAGGATTATCAACATATAGGTCACGAAGAAGAGGTAGAGCAGGGTGCTGTTGATCAGGAAATTTTGGACAAAATCAAGATTTTGGGTGCTGATCAGCTAGAAAAGCTATTCTTATCCCGAGCTCCCGCGGAACCATTGACTCCACCTCGTCCAGGCCAGGAGCCCATGTTTCAAATCGGTCTAACTGGTTATCCTAATGTAGGTAAGTCATCCACTATTAATGCTTTATTTGGGGCTAAAAAAGTATCTGTCTCATCAACCCCTGGTAAGACGAAGCATTTCCAGACGATTAAGTTATCCGATAGTGTAATGCTTTGCGATTGTCCTGGTCTAGTTTTTCCAAATTTTGCGTACAGCAAAGGTGAACTTGTATGTAACGGTGTTTTACCAATCGATCAACTACGTGAATTTGTGGGACCATGTGCTTTAGTTACTGAGAGAATTCCAAAGTACTTCCTAGAGGCTATTTATGGTATTCACATAGAAACAAAAGCTATAGAAGAAGGTGGTAGCGGAATCCCAACCGCACAAGAGCTACTGGTTGCATATGCTAGAGCCCGTGGTTATATGACTCAAGGTTTCGGTAGTGCTGATCAGTCTCGTGCATCCCGTTACATATTAAAGGACTATGTTAATGGTAAATTGTTGTACGTTAATCCTCCGTACCACCTGGAAGACGACACACCTTACACTATGGAAGAATGTCGAGAGTTCAACAAGGAATTATATGTATTTGAAAATTTGCCAGAAAGTAGGAAGGAACAATTGCTAGATGCTGCCAAGAAGAAGGGAATTGAGGTTCTGGATCTAGCCCGTGATTTGAGCATGTTAACATTCTCTTCGCACATTGGTGGGGATGGTGACAAAGTGGAGGCAAAATCCGTTACTCATGGAGGTAAGCAGGCTGCTTTGTACAACGCTACCAGTGAACTTGATCGTGATTTTTTCAAGATGAGCAAGGTTCAAGGCCAATTGACTAACCCTTTTCACAAGTCACAGCAACAAAGTCATAGTAACAAAAAACATAATAACAAAAATAAGAAGgcaaagaagaaggctgCAATGGCAAGCGATTAA
- the RRT2 gene encoding diphthamide synthase (Syntenic homolog of Ashbya gossypii AFL041C; Syntenic homolog of Saccharomyces cerevisiae YBR246W (RRT2)) — MSGSLIFRKTTTGFPPCALRILKEDYVVVGTYELDKATGYRKGTIEVYDSELRLKNTYPTYAAILDLKLSPHVENLIATAHSTGNVMLWKFDLGGLKELANLQVFQTDVLITSLNFSPLNANSLVLTTTTGSIMTIDIAVGNCATGFKLCESLITNMDTKIYEVQGTMQRCVDIVEKYDEFERGHTLECWTSEFGSLSPLENVVFSGGDDCAIMAHDLRSKSFIWYNNTVHEGGVVAIKAATESFRRNMPTSLLTGSYDDTIRSFDLRMLGNSIFPGEGLRPLNIEELNLEGGVWRFSESPLNKESEDVNNLVVCCMYNGAKVVSVNGHKIETLAHEKDGHDSICYGCDWSNEFIATCSFYDKSLQLWNI, encoded by the coding sequence ATGTCAGGCAGTTTGATTTTTCGGAAAACAACTACGGGATTTCCCCCTTGCGCGTTGCGCATTTTAAAGGAGGACTACGTAGTTGTGGGAACTTATGAATTAGATAAGGCTACTGGCTACAGAAAAGGTACAATTGAGGTATATGATTCGGAATTGAGATTGAAAAATACTTATCCAACTTATGCAGCGATTTTGGATTTGAAATTGAGTCCTCATGTTGAGAACCTAATTGCCACAGCGCATTCTACTGGAAACGTAATGCTATGGAAATTTGACCTCGGTGGGctaaaggaattggcaaaTTTACAGGTCTTCCAAACTGATGTACTTATAACTTCACTGAACTTTTCCCCGCTGAATGCGAACAGTTTAGTTTTAACAACGACTACGGGGTCGATAATGACTATAGATATAGCAGTGGGAAATTGTGCTACAGGTTTTAAGTTATGCGAAAGTTTAATAACGAATATGGACACTAAGATTTATGAAGTTCAGGGAACCATGCAGAGATGTGTTGACattgttgaaaaatatGACGAGTTTGAAAGGGGACATACATTAGAATGCTGGACTAGTGAATTTGGGTCCTTGTCGCCGCTAGAAAACGTTGTGTTTAGTGGTGGGGATGACTGTGCGATCATGGCTCACGACCTCAGGTCAAAATCTTTTATATGGTATAACAACACCGTACATGAGGGAGGAGTTGTAGCAATCAAGGCTGCTACTGAAAGCTTTCGCCGAAACATGCCAACTTCCTTGTTAACGGGGTCCTACGACGATACTATTCGCTCATTTGACTTACGCATGTTAGGAAATTCTATATTTCCTGGCGAAGGCCTTCGTCCTCTTAATATTGAGGAGCTAAACCTTGAGGGTGGGGTCTGGAGGTTCTCAGAGTCGCCCTTAAACAAAGAATCTGAAGATGTCAACAATCTAGTTGTGTGCTGTATGTATAATGGTGCAAAGGTTGTCTCCGTAAATGGCCACAAAATTGAAACGCTTGCACATGAGAAAGACGGGCATGATTCAATTTGTTACGGCTGTGATTGGAGTAATGAATTCATCGCAACATGTTCATTTTACGACAAGTCTTTGCAATTATGGAATATATAA